One genomic region from Tachysurus fulvidraco isolate hzauxx_2018 chromosome 14, HZAU_PFXX_2.0, whole genome shotgun sequence encodes:
- the slc5a9 gene encoding sodium/glucose cotransporter 4, with protein sequence MTSAPELVTGTAEPEQNGKFTLEIADIVVVVVYFIFVLAVGIWSSVRANRGTVGGYFLAGRSMTWWPIGASLMSSNVGSGLFVGLAGTGAAGGLAVGGFEWNAVWVLIALGWIFVPVYISAGVVTMPEYLRKRFGGQRIRIYMSVLSLILYIFTKISTDIFSGALFIQVSLGWDLYLSTVVLLAVTALYTIAGGLTAVIYTDALQTVIMVVGAFALMFIAFNKVGWYEGLLEQYGKAVPALTVPNTTCHLPRPDAFHIFRDPVSGDLPWPGLIFGLTVLAMWVWCTDQVIVQRSLSAKNLSHAKGGSVLGGYLKILPMFFIVMPGMISRVLYPDEVGCVDPDECFKICGAAVGCSNIAYPKLVMELMPVGMRGLMIAVMMAALMSSLTSIFNSSSTLFTMDIWLRMRRQASEKELMVVGRVFILFLVVLSILWIPIIQSANSGQLFDYIQSITSYLAPPITAVFVMAIFWSRVNEQGAFWGLMVGLVVGLVRMVMEFVYDTPSCGKEDMRPAILKDVHYLYFALILLALSALVITAVSLCTSPIPEQHLIRLTWWTRNSKKERVDLEDLWASSPTSAPSHPSSNPDQNIEKPGWWRRLGMWLCGLSEAPKPDLSREEQLALEKKLTSIEEESLWRNVCNVNAIILLTANVFLWGYFA encoded by the exons tgtggtggtcTACTTTATATTTGTGCTAGCAGTGGGAATATGG TCGTCTGTCAGAGCCAACAGGGGAACTGTTGGAGGATACTTCCTAGCAGGCAGATCCATGACATGGTGGCCA ATTGGAGCTTCTTTGATGTCCAGTAATGTTGGCAGTGGCTTGTTCGTTGGATTAGCAGGCACTGGGGCAGCAGGGGGACTCGCTGTTGGGGGATTTGAGTGGAAT GCTGTATGGGTCCTCATTGCTTTGGGATGGATCTTCGTGCCTGTGTACATTTCTGCTGGAGTCGTCACCATGCCCGAATATCTCAGGAAGCGGTTTGGAGGCCAGCGAATTCGGATCTACATGAGTGtcctgtctctcattctctacaTCTTCACCAAGATATCA ACAGACATTTTCTCTGGAGCTCTGTTCATTCAGGTGTCACTGGGATGGGACCTGTACCTCTCCACTGTAGTGCTGCTTGCAGTCACAGCACTCTATACTATTGCTG GTGGTTTGACAGCAGTGATTTACACTGATGCACTGCAGACTGTCATCATGGTTGTTGGAGCATTTGCTCTCATGTTCATAG CATTTAATAAAGTGGGCTGGTATGAGGGCTTGCTGGAGCAGTATGGCAAAGCTGTACCTGCTCTCACGGTTCCGAACACCACATGTCACCTCCCTCGCCCTGATGCCTTCCACATCTTCAGGGACCCAGTCAGTGGTGATCTGCCGTGGCCAGGCCTGATATTCGGGCTCACCGTGCTGGCTATGTGGGTGTGGTGCACTGACCAG GTAATAGTGCAGAGGTCACTCTCTGCTAAAAACCTGTCGCATGCTAAAGGAGGCTCAGTGCTGGGTGGCTACCTAAAGATCCTCCCAATGTTCTTTATCGTCATGCCAGGGATGATCAGCAGAGTGCTCTACCCAG ATGAAGTGGGATGTGTGGATCCTGATGAGTGCTTTAAGATATGTGGAGCTGCTGTGGGCTGTTCTAACATCGCCTATCCTAAACTTGTGATGGAGTTAATGCCAGTAG GTATGCGAGGCCTGATGATTGCCGTGATGATGGCTGCTCTCATGTCCTCCCTTACCTCTATATTTAACAGCAGTAGCACTCTCTTCACGATGGACATTTGGCTGCGTATGAGACGGCAGGCATCCGAAAAGGAGCTCATGGTTGTGGGCAG ggtattcattttattcttgGTGGTCCTGAGCATCTTATGGATTCCAATTATTCAGTCAGCCAACAGTGGGCAGCTCTTTGACTACATTCAGTCCATAACCAGTTACTTGGCCCCTCCGATCACTGCCGTCTTCGTGATGGCCATCTTCTGGAGTCGTGTGAATGAGCAA GGAGCGTTCTGGGGGCTGATGGTGGGTTTGGTGGTTGGGCTTGTGCGGATGGTGATGGAGTTTGTCTATGATACTCCTTCCTGTGGCAAGGAGGACATGAGACCTGCCATACTGAAAGATGTGCATTACCTGTACTTTGCTCTTATACTGCTCGCACTGTCAGCATTGGTCATTACTGCAGTCAGCCTTTGCACTTCTCCCATTCCAGAGCAACAT CTTATTCGTCTAACCTGGTGGACAAGAAATAGCAAGAAGGAACGAGTAGATCTGGAGGACTTGTGGGCATCCTCACCCACATCAGCACCTTCTCACCCTAGTTCTAACCCCGACCAGAACATAGAAAAGCCTGGGTGGTGGAGACGATTGGGAATGTGGCTATGTGGACTTTCTGAAGCTCCCAAACCAGATCTAAGCAGAGAGGAACAGCTGGCTTTGGAGAAAAAGCTGACTAGTATTGAGGAGGAATCGCTCTGGAGAAATGTTTGCAATGTCAATGCCATCATTCTACTTACTGCCAATGTGTTTCTTTGGGGCTACTTTGCTTGA
- the gclm gene encoding glutamate--cysteine ligase regulatory subunit: MEVSTIANLFIEHATTLRMHTGNLVNRCWLKNKCPSSPSEELQDCIRGTLSEWLETLPRTPELDLPSALDCTIAQNSEVITPEEREELRVSVKLFLTESDCSSIMNAVDMACVSLGVSQLDSVIIAPPPLPEGETLTLAHLQPLWAELEKIVQSQKAASIGTSDLDKTQLEELYNWAQVKPSSNQVNLASCCVMPPDLTAFAKEFDIQLLTHNDSKELLSSAGFQEAMHESCKDLQVADWRLEWVLRYSIIVKSRGIIKAKGYLVHARKSTK; encoded by the exons ATGGAGGTCAGTACCATCGCGAATTTGTTTATCGAGCATGCTACGACTCTGAGGATGCACACAGGGAACTTAGTGAACCGCTGTTGGCTCAAGAATAAGTGTCCGTCTTCGCCAAGTGAAGAG ctTCAAGATTGCATCAGAGGAACACTTAGTGAGTGGCTTGAAACGTTACCCAGAACACCTGAACTT GATTTGCCCAGTGCTCTGGACTGCACAATAGCACAGAATTCAGAAGTGATCACaccagaggagagagaggagctgAGGGTGTCTG TCAAGCTGTTTCTCACAGAATCTGATTGCTCATCTATAATGAATGCCGTGGACATGG CATGCGTGTCATTAGGTGTGTCTCAGCTGGATTCAGTTATCATCGCTCCTCCTCCACTGCCCGAGGGTGAGACCTTGACACTGGCTCACCTGCAGCCGCTGTGGGCCGAGCTGGAGAAAATCGTTCAGAGCCAAAAAGCTGCTTCCATCGGCACCTCAGATCTGGACAAGACTCAGCTAGAAGAGCTGTACAACTGGGCACAG GTTAAACCGAGCAGTAACCAGGTAAATCTGGCCTCCTGCTGTGTGATGCCTCCTGACCTCACTGCATTCGCTAAAGAGTTTGACATCCAGCTGCTGACTCACAATGACTCGAAAG AGCTTCTGAGTTCAGCAGGATTTCAGGAGGCCATGCATGAGAGCTGCAAGGACCTGCAGGTAGCAGACTGGCGGCTCGAGTGGGTCTTGCGCTACTCTATCATCGTCAAGAGCCGAGGCATCATCAAAGCCAAGGGATACCTCGTTCATGCACGGAAAAGCACCAAATAG